The genomic stretch aagcaaaccaaaaggcCTCTTCCCCTCGGCTGCTCCGGCCCCGGAGCTGACTGTCACGACACAAGATCAGCCAGACACCTGAGCTgccgctgcctcccagccctccccggcaGTTAAAAGGCTTGCGGAGAAAGCAGCAGTCGGGGGCGACGGCTGGGGATTCCGCTGCCGgctgccttttcttgctctggccCGCTCGCAGGGGCGGGAAGAGGCTCCtgagccacacacacacacccccacaccccccccccccccgcgacaGCGTTACCGCAGGCCCCGAGGCAGCCTCTctgcggcccgcgggggccggcagccccagccggctgCCACGGCTCAggccagcggctgggggaaagacaaagccccgcgcagggctgcggcggctgcccgggcagcccgcaggcggcggcgggtgggcggcggggcggcgcgggccgaCCCCTctcccgggcgccgccgccacgAGCGAGCACCGGGGCCGCCCTGCCTGCCGCCGCTCCTCGCCGAGGTAGCGGCGCGGCTccgagagaaaaaaaaaaaaaaacaaaacaaacaaaaaaacccaaaacaacaacaaaaaccacccaCCCAGAAAAGGGCAGCCCCGTGAGGAGCCCGCTGACCACCGTCCCTGCCGGGGAGACGAGAaccggcggcagccccgccggtcccgggccgggccgcccgcctgcctcagcccgcccgccgccggcaccaggCGCTCCCTGCCGCGGCCGAGCGCCGGGCCGCCACATCCCCCCCGAccgggccgctgcccgccggcccccggccgccctTCAGCCCGAGCGCGCCGCCGCACGTCCCGGCCCGAAAGTCTTCCGGGCTCCCGGCGAAGGCTCCGTACCTCCACGGCCGCTCCAGCGCGCCGCGCGGGCCGGGAGTGAACCCGCCTTTCCCGGGCCGGATGCGCCATCTGCCCCTACGCACgaggccggaagccccgcccctagGGGGTCAAAGCcgcttctgcgcatgcgccgccCTCGGTCGGCCAGAAAggcttctgcgcatgcgccaaAGCCGGATTGCGTCATCGGCCCGACGCACGgggccggaagccccgcccctaAGGGTCAAAGCcgcttctgcgcatgcgccgaCCTTCCTTGGCCAGAAAGcccttctgcgcatgcgccaaAGCGGGATTGCGTCATCGGCCCAGACGCCCCGCCCCTAAGGGTCAAAGCcgcttctgcgcatgcgccgaCCTTCCTTGGCCAGAAAGcccttctgcgcatgcgccaaAGCGGGATTGCGTCATCGGCCCAGACGCACGgggccggaagccccgccccttCGGCGTCAAGCCGcgtctgcgcatgcgctgcccttaCTCCGCCTGCGAGGCGGTGCTGCCACCTGGCGAAAaaaattgggtactgcagcccgTCTAGCTAACGAGACTGCACAGTTTATTAGAGGCATGGCATCAAGAAGGGAACTCTGCCCACGGCCCGTTCGGAAGTTGCCTGGCTTCCCATCCCGGTGGATGAAGTTCTTACAGCGAACATTCTCGATTCGACTAGTCTAgcgaaaaagaaaaaaaaaaaaaaaaaaaaaatcactcgAGAGACCAGGCTTacgctttttttttccccccttataAAAACACTAGCAACAGTGCCTGAACGGGAAAAGGGGTCACGAAAGTTTTTATCGTAAAATGGAAGGGCACGAAAGAGAACAGAATTCGACAGACGATACGTAAACCTCTGCAGCTCTTTCCCCGTGCCTATCGGACATCGGTTTCCAAAAACTTTCTCGGGTGAGCGTCTTTTGTCTTTGAGCAGTGCAACAGACgctttgcaaacagcacaagTCTGCTTTTGAACCATCGTTTCAGACTTTGCAATCCCTTGAGATGGGGCGCTTTGTActtgagagaaacaaaacccactctgAGTCTTTCCTTTAACGATACAGGCCTATTCCCCTTTCCCTTAGAGAAACAACCTACTCGCTTCTGATCTCTCGAGGAATCTTAATACTCCCAACACACTGCGCCGTCAAGATCAACAAAGCAGTTTCCTACCACGTTGCCAGCGAGCGATAGGACCGTCTCGAGACGAAGTTTCCTCGGACAAAAACCCGAGCGATCTATCTTCAAGACTCGGTCCAAACGGCTCCGTCACCGTTCCGTCGCAGTCCCCTTCGGCTCCACACCACTGCCTTGTGGGAACGCcccctagaaaaaaagaaacgcTTTCATCAGGGTAACAAGCAGAATACAGCTCTAGCCTCGAGGACGGCTGGCACGCACACGGCCTGTATCGCCGCAGTCCCCTGAGCCGCAGCTCAGCGCGCGCCGACAGCGGTGACGGAGGACGCGCTGAAGGCGAAAAGCCGAAAGCCAACCCCCCGAAGCCCAGAACCGTGCTCAGGCACCCAGGAGTTAAGCCTAAAACCGGCTGAAAGAGCTGCCTCCTACCTGTTCCCCCGCCACCTCTCCCCCTCCGAGGCCAGCACCTTTCCTCGCGATCCCTTTTCGCAAACAAAAGACGGACGCCTGCGGCCTCAGCTCGGTACCGAAGCACCACGATGCGCTTGCCGGCGGCGTGCTCTCTCACAAGgctgacagcttctctgcacGCAACAGCCGAGGCCctgtgaaaggggaggaaggcaaacaCCGATCACGTCTCGCCGGGGTCAGGAGGGAGTCGGGGTGCGCTGCGGTCAGAGCCCAACGCCTTCCCCAGAGGAATTACCGGGCCACAACAAGAGGCAGGAGCGATCGGCAGACAGGCAGGTAACACGCACGGCAGCGATACCCACGGCAGACTGGCAGGACGCTTCCAGCCGCTTCACCCCGCCGCTTTGTTTCGAATTTCGTTAAAAGGCAATCCGATTCTTAAGGCTCACTCTGctttgaggagctgctggagaaaggctaaCACGTGGCATTGGCGTTACCGTCGGAATTCCGGCGTAAAAATCACGGCAAAGCCGTGCCTTGTCAAGCGGCTTCCCAAGCAGGCTCTGGAGCCTTTCCACGAGACGGGCAAAGCCGGAGTCCCGCGGGAACCCTGTGCCAGCTCCGTCAGTACGGCCGAGCTCTCCGACAAAGCGCACCGCCGTACGGAAACGTCAAGCGGGTTTATACCTCGGGCTCCTTTACAGCCTCGGAAAACAATACTGCCCGGCCGGACGCGCTGCTCTAAGCGCCTAGCAGGCCCGGCTGCGTTACCACGAGGGACCGACAATTCCTCCCCGGCCGTTGCCCGAGCCGCAGCGCAGCACTCGGCAGCGGCGGGCACACGGAGCCTCGCGGGCCCTCGGCGGCTACAAAAGGGATCCCTCCGTAGTCAGCAGTCCGACTCGCAAGCACGAGGCACGCGTGGCGAAGTAACATCTCGAGCGACCTTCGGTTCCGCTCCCCTTGACTTGTCGACGGACGCTTCCGGACGAACCTAgggacaaagggaaaacaaaagacccCCGTTTCGCGgggaagcaaaccaaaaggcCTCTTCCCCTCGGCTGCTCCGGCCCCGGAGCTGACTGTCACGACACAAGATCAGCCAGACACCTGAGCTgccgctgcctcccagccctccccggcaGTTAAAAGGCTTGCGGAGAAAGCAGCAGTCGGGGGCGACGGCTGGGGATTCCGCTGCCGgctgccttttcttgctctggccCGCTCGCAGGGGCGGGAAGAGGCTCCtgagccacacacacacacaccacaacaccccccccaccccccccccgcgaCAGCGTTACCGCAGGCCCCGAGGCAGCCTCTctgcggcccgcgggggccggcagccccagccggctgCCACGGCTCAggccagcggctgggggaaagacaaagccccgcgcagggctgcggcggctgcccgggcagcccgcaggcggcggcgggtgggcggcggggcggcgcgggccgaCCCCTctcccgggcgccgccgccacgAGCGAGCACCGGGGCCGCCCTGCCTGCCGCCGCTCCTCGCCGAGGTAGCGGCGCGGCTccgagagaaaaaaaaaaaaaaaacaaaacaaaacaaaaaaaaccaaaaacaaacaaacaaaaaaccacccacccagAAAAGGGCAGCCCCGTGAGGAGCCCGCTGACCACCGTCCCTGCCGGGGAGACGAGAaccggcggcagccccgccggtcccgggccgggccgcccgcctgcctcagcccgcccgccgccggcaccaggCGCTCCCTGCCGCGGCCGAGCGCCGGGCCGCCACATCCCCCCCGAccgggccgctgcccgccggcccccggccgccctTCAGCCCGAGCGCGCCGCCGCACGTCCCGGCCCGAAAGTCTTCCGGGCTCCCGGCGAAGGCTCCGTACCTCCACGGCCGCTCCAGCGCGCCGCGCGGGCCGGGAGTGAACCCGCCTTTCCCGGGCCGGATGCGCCATCTGCCCCTACGCACgaggccggaagccccgcccctagGGGGGGGGTCAAAGCcgcttctgcgcatgcgccgccCTCGGTCGGCCAGAAAggcttctgcgcatgcgccaaAGCGGGATTGCGTCATCGGCCCGTACGCCCgaggccggaagccccgccccttCGGCGTCAAGCCGCGTCTGCGCGATGCGCCTGGCCCTTAGTTTTGCCAGAAAGGCCCTTCTGACGCATGCGCCGAGGCGTGTTAGCGTCATCGGGCTGCGGACGAaggccggaagccccgccccccTTTGGGCGTCAAGCCGCGTCTGCGCATGTCGCTGCCCTGTACTTTCCAGAAACGACCCCTTCTGCCATGCGCCGAAGCCGGATTGCGTCATCTGGCCCGCGACGTGCCCGGAAGTCACGCCCCCTTCGGGCGTCAAAGCCGCGTCTGCGCATGCGCTGGGGCCCATTAcccgccgggggggggcggcggtgccTGCCGCCTGGCGAAAAAAATTGGGTACTGCAAGCCCGTCTAGCTAACGGACTGCACACTTTATTATATAGTCAACGGCATCAAGAGGGGAATCTCTGCCCACGCCCGTTTAGAGTTGCCTGGCGTCCCCATCTCGTTTGGATGAAGTTCGGCATCGAACATTCCTCGATTCCACTAGTCTAgcgaaaaagaaaaaaaaaaaaaataaaaaataataatcactcGAGAGACCAGGCATTACcgctttttttccccccttataAAAACACTAGCAACAGTGCCTGACACGGGAAAAGGGGTCACGAAAGTTTGTAAAAATCGTAAAATGGAAGGGCACGAAAGAGAACAGAATTCGACCAGACGATACGTAAACCTCTGCAGCTCTTTCCCGTGCCTACTCGGACATCGGTTTCCAAAACATTTCTCGGTGTGAGCGTCTTTTGTCTTTGAGCAGTGCAAACAGGACgctttgcaaacagcacaagTCTGCTTTTGAACCATCGTTTTCAGACTTTGCATCCCTTGAGATGGGGCGCTTTGTActtgagagaaacaaaacccacctcTGAGTCTTTCCTTTAACGATACAGGCCTATTCCCCTTTCCCTTAGAGAAACAACATACTCTCGCTTCTGATCTCTCGAGGAATCTTAATACATCCCAACACACTGCGCCGTCAAGATCAAGCAAAGCAGGTTTCCTACCACGTTGCCAGCGAGCGATAGGACCGTCTCGAGACGAAGTTTCCTCGGACAAAAACCCGAGCGATCTATCTTCAAGACTCGGTCCAACGGCTCCGTCACCGTTCCGTCGCAGTCCCCTTCGGCTCCACACCACTGCCTTGTGGGAACGCcccctagaaaaaaagaaacgcTTTCATCAGGGTAACAAGCAGAATACAGCTCTAGCCTCGAGGACGGCTGGCACGCACACGGCCTGTATCGCCGCAGTCCCCTGAGCCGCAGCTCAGCGCGCGCCGACAGCGGTGACGGAGGACGCGCTGAAGGCGAAAAGCCGAAAGCCAACCCCCCCGAAGCCCAGAACCGTGCTCAGGCACCCAGGAGTTAAGCCTAAAACCGGCTTGAAAGAGCTGCCTCCTACCTGATCCCCGCCACCTCTCCCCCTCCGAGGCCAGCACCTTTCCTCGCGATCCCTTTTCGCAAACAAAAGACGGACGCCTGCGGCCTCAGCTCGGTACCGAAGCACCACGATGCGCTTGCCGGCGGCGTGCTCTCTCACAAGgctgacagcttctctgcacGCAACAGCCGAGGCCctgtgaaaggggaggaaggcaaacaCCGATCACGTCTCGCCGGGGTCAGGAGGGAGTCGGGGTGCGCTGCGGTCAGAGCCCAACGCCTTCCCCAGAGGAATTACCGGGGCACCACAAGAGGCAGGAGCGATCGGCAGACAGGCAGGTAACACGCACGGCAGCGATACCCACGGCAGACTGGCAGGACGCTTCCAGCCGCTTCACCCCGCCGCTTTGTTTCGAATTTCGTTAAAAGGCAATCCGATTCTTAAGGCTCACTCTGctttgaggagctgctggagaaaggctaaCACGTGGCATTGGCGTTACCGTCGGAATTCCGGCGTAAAAATCACGGCAAAGCCGTGCCTTGTCAAGCGGCTTCCCAAGCAGGCTCTGGAGCCTTCCACGAGACGGGCAAAGCCGGAGTCCCGCGGGAACCCTGTGCCAGCTCCGTCAGTACGGGCCCAGCTCTCCGACAA from Falco rusticolus isolate bFalRus1 chromosome 10, bFalRus1.pri, whole genome shotgun sequence encodes the following:
- the LOC119154219 gene encoding uncharacterized protein LOC119154219 isoform X4, producing MTQSRFGACAEAFLADRGRRMRRSGFDPPPRGGASGLVRRGRWRIRPGKGGFTPGPRGALERPWRFVRKRPSTSQGERNRRASAVACREAVSLVREHAAGKRIVVLRYRAEAAGVRLLFAKRDREERCWPRRGRGGGGTGGVPTRQWCGAEGDCDGTVTEPFGPSLEDRSLGFLSEETSSRDGPIARWQRD
- the LOC119154219 gene encoding uncharacterized protein LOC119154219 isoform X3 translates to MTQSRFGACAEAFLADRGRRMRRSGFDPPPRGGASGLVRRGRWRIRPGKGGFTPGPRGALERPWRFVRKRPSTSQGERNRRASAVACREAVSLVREHAAGKRIVVLRYRAEAAGVRLLFAKRDREERCWPRRGRGGGGTGGVPTRQWCGAEGDCDGTVTEPFGPSLEDRSLGFLSEETSSRDGPIARWQRGRKLLC
- the LOC119154219 gene encoding uncharacterized protein LOC119154219 isoform X1, with amino-acid sequence MTQSRFGACAEAFLADRGRRMRRSGFDPPPRGGASGLVRRGRWRIRPGKGGFTPGPRGALERPWRFVRKRPSTSQGERNRRASAVACREAVSLVREHAAGKRIVVLRYRAEAAGVRLLFAKRDREERCWPRRGRGGGGTGGVPTRQWCGAEGDCDGTVTEPFGPSLEDRSLGFLSEETSSRDGPIARWQRGSSGSVRRQVKGSGTEGRSRCYFATRASCLRVGLLTTEGSLL
- the LOC119154219 gene encoding uncharacterized protein LOC119154219 isoform X6, translated to MAHPARERFVRKRPSTSQGERNRRASAVACREAVSLVREHAAGKRIVVLRYRAEAAGVRLLFAKRDREERGRSHKAVVWSRRGLRRNGDGAVGPSLEDRSLGFLSEETSSRDGPIARWQRGSSGSVRRQVKGSGTEGRSRCYFATRASCLRVGLLTTEGSLL